In a genomic window of Scheffersomyces stipitis CBS 6054 chromosome 4, complete sequence:
- the TRX4 gene encoding Thioredoxin (Trx) (go_function electron transporter activity~go_process electron transport), which produces MPYTPDSNVKHLTSLEELNDLISIRDKLTVVDFHAPWCGPCRAFEPVFEEIAEKVPEIQFAKVNIEVAKDIALRYKVASLPTFIYFKNGKKVDISVGVGGNRLFHLIKLNTGLDISTRIVKKMDRNQIE; this is translated from the coding sequence ATGCCTTATACTCCCGACTCTAACGTCAAGCATTTAACCAGCTTGGAAGAATTAAACGACTTGATTTCCATTAGAGACAAGCTTACGGTAGTCGATTTCCATGCTCCTTGGTGTGGTCCCTGCAGAGCCTTTGAACCTGTGTTTGAAGAGATAGCTGAAAAAGTCCCAGAAATTCAATTCGCTAAGGTCAACATCGAAGTCGCCAAGGACATTGCCTTGAGATACAAGGTTGCCTCTTTACCCACATTTatctacttcaagaatggcAAGAAGGTAGACATCCTGGTTGGAGTTGGAGGTAATAGATTGTTCcatttgatcaagttgaacacaGGGTTAGATATTAGTACCAGAATTGTCAAGAAAATGGACAGAAACCAGATTGAATGA
- the SUR2 gene encoding Sphingolipid hydroxylase (Possibly hydroxylates ceramide-1 at C-4 to give ceramide-2. Or, hydroxylates DHS at C-4 to give PHS, which is acylated to give ceramide-2. Not yet clear whether DHS or ceramide-1 is the preferred substrate.~go_function catalytic activity~go_process metabolism) — protein sequence METLAYLSPPKNLSTILSQPSFLYDKLHLSPRQDLIPGIPDGILALIAPIVAYWTYATFFHIIDVYELAEMYRIHPSEEEVSRNKASLRDVILDVVLQHIIQSIFGLAVYKLDTPPRPGQDWEQMWVLRHNYLPPYVPDAVLYYGYMYGFSVLKLAAAITFVDTWQYWLHRIMHMNKTLYRRFHSRHHRLYVPYAYGALYNDPVEGFLLDTAGTGIAGFITFLSPRETIFLYTFATLKTVDDHCGYRLPFDLFQIIFPNNSIYHDIHHQNWGIKNNFSQPFFTIWDRWFGTQYKFVNEYRDLQEHITLSKYKEFLEKKTGGRYSKHKSGSQKEESLTPVESKKEQ from the coding sequence ATGGAAACACTTGCGTATCTCAGTCCGCCCAAGAACTTGCTGACAATCTTGTCCCAGCCCTCGTTCCTTTACGATAAACTTCATTTGTCTCCCAGACAAGATTTGATTCCTGGAATTCCTGACGGAATCTTGGCTCTCATTGCTCCCATAGTAGCCTATTGGACCTATGCGACATTCTTCCATATCATCGACGTGTACGAGTTAGCTGAAATGTATCGTATCCATCCAAGTGAAGAGGAAGTGCTGAGGAATAAGGCTTCCCTCAGAGACGTTATTCTCGATGTTGTTCTCCAGCATATTATCCAGAGCATCTTTGGTTTGGCTGTTTACAAATTAGACACGCCACCTAGACCAGGTCAAGACTGGGAGCAGATGTGGGTGTTGAGACATAACTACTTACCTCCATATGTACCTGATGCCGTGCTATACTACGGCTACATGTACGGCTTCTCGGTACTCAAGTTGGCTGCTGCTATCACTTTTGTCGATACCTGGCAGTATTGGTTGCATCGTATCATGCACATGAACAAGACGTTGTACCGTAGATTTCACTCCAGACACCACCGTTTGTATGTTCCCTATGCTTATGGGGCCTTGTACAACGATCCAGTTGAAGGGTTCTTGTTGGATACGGCCGGAACTGGTATTGCTGGATTCATAACCTTCTTGTCTCCAAGAGAAACCATTTTTCTCTATACCTTTGCTACCTTGAAAACTGTAGACGACCACTGTGGCTATAGACTTCCCTTCGATCTCTTCCAGATCATCTTTCCCAATAACTCTATCTACCATGACATACACCACCAGAACTGGGGCATCAAAAACAATTTCTCACAaccatttttcactatttgGGACAGATGGTTCGGTACCCAGTACAAGTTTGTCAACGAGTACagagatcttcaagaacacaTCACGTTATCCAAGTACAAggagttcttggaaaagaagacagGAGGCAGATATAGTAAGCACAAGAGCGGCTCACAAAAGGAGGAGTCGCTCACTCCCGTCGAATCAAAAAAGGAACAGTAA
- the SUT2 gene encoding sugar transporter (sugar transporter similar to Candida intermedia gxf1~go_component integral to membrane~go_function transporter activity~go_process transport): protein MSSQDLPSGAQTPIDGSSILEDKVEQSSSSNSQSDLASIPATGIKAYLLVCFFCMLVAFGGFVFGFDTGTISGFLNMSDFLSRFGQDGSEGKYLSDIRVGLIVSIFNIGCAIGGIFLSKIGDVYGRRIGIISAMVVYVVGIIIQISSQDKWYQLTIGRGVTGLAVGTVSVLSPMFISESAPKHLRGTLVYCYQLCITLGIFIGYCVTYGTKDLNDSRQWRVPLGLCFLWAIFLVVGMLAMPESPRFLIEKKRIEEAKKSLARSNKLSPEDPGVYTEVQLIQAGIDREAAAGSASWMELITGKPAIFRRVIMGIILQSLQQLTGVNYFFYYGTTIFQAVGLQDSFQTSIILGTVNFLSTFVGIWAIERFGRRQCLLVGSAGMFVCFIIYSVIGTTHLFIDGVVDNDNTRQSSGNAMIFITCLFIFFFACTWAGGVFTIISESYPLRIRSKAMSIATAANWMWGFLISFCTPFIVNAINFKFGFVFTGCLLFSFFYVYFFVSETKGLSLEEVDELYAEGIAPWKSGAWVPPSAQQQMQNSTYGAEAKEQEQV, encoded by the coding sequence ATGTCCTCACAAGATTTACCCTCGGGTGCTCAAACCCCAATCGATGGTTCTTCCATCCTCGAAGATAAAGTTGAGCAAAGTTCGTCCTCAAATAGCCAAAGTGATTTAGCTTCCATTCCAGCAACAGGTATCAAAGCCTATCTCttggtttgtttcttctgcaTGTTGGTTGCCTTTGGTGGATTCGTATTCGGTTTCGATACCGGTACAATTTCCGGTTTCCTTAATATGTCTGATTTCCTTTCCAGATTTGGTCAAGATGGTTCTGAAGGAAAATATTTGTCTGATATCAGAGTCGGTTTGATTGTTTCCATTTTTAACATTGGTTGTGCAATTGGTGGTATTTTCCTTTCTAAGATAGGAGATGTTTACggtagaagaattggtatCATTTCAGCTATGGTTGTCTACGTCGTCGGTATTATCATCCAGATCTCGTCCCAAGACAAGTGGTACCAACTTACAATTGGACGTGGAGTTACAGGATTAGCTGTTGGTACTGTTTCAGTGTTGTCTCCAATGTTCATTAGTGAAAGTGCTCCAAAGCATTTGAGAGGTACTTTGGTATACTGTTACCAATTATGTATCACCTTAGGTATTTTCATTGGTTACTGTGTCACTTATGGAACCAAAGATTTAAATGATTCAAGACAATGGAGAGTTCCTTTGGGTTTATGTTTCCTTTGGGCTATTTTCTTAGTTGTCGGTATGTTGGCTATGCCTGAATCCCCAAGATTCttaattgaaaagaagagaatcgaagaagccaagaagtcCCTTGCAAGATCCAACAAGTTATCTCCAGAAGATCCAGGTGTCTACActgaagttcaattgaTTCAGGCTGGTATTGACAGAGAAGCTGCTGCAGGTTCTGCTTCATGGATGGAATTGATCACTGGTAAGCCAGCTATTTTCAGAAGAGTTATCATGGGAATTATCTTACAGTCTTTGCAACAATTAACTGGTGTCaactatttcttctattaCGGAACTACAATCTTCCAAGCTGTTGGTTTGCAAGATTCCTTCCAGACTTCCATCATCTTAGGTACAGtcaactttctttctacatTTGTTGGTATTTGGGCCATtgaaagatttggaagaagacaatgtTTGTTAGTCGGTTCTGCTGGTATGTTCGTTTGTTTCATCATTTACTCCGTTATTGGTACAACTCATTTGTTCATTGATGGAGTAGTAGATAACGACAACACCCGTCAACTGTCTGGTAATGCTATGATCTTTATCACTTGtttgttcatcttcttctttgcctgTACATGGGCTGGAGGTGTTTTTACCATCATTTCCGAATCATATCCATTGAGAATCAGATCCAAGGCAATGTCTATTGCTACTGCTGCTAACTGGATGTGGGgcttcttgatttccttcTGCACTCCATTCATTGTTAATgccatcaacttcaagttcggCTTTGTGTTTACTGGTTGTTTACTCTTTTCGTTCTTCTATGTCTACTTCTTTGTCAGCGAAACCAAAGGTTTGtcgttggaagaagttgatgagtTGTACGCTGAAGGTATTGCACCATGGAAGTCTGGTGCATGGGTTCCTCCTTCTGCCCAACAACAAATGCAAAACTCCACTTATGGTGCCGAAGCAAAAGAGCAAGAGCAAGTTTAG
- the BGL1 gene encoding beta-glucosidase (go_function hydrolase activity, hydrolyzing O-glycosyl compounds~go_process carbohydrate metabolism), which yields MTAFDIEGILSQLTLEEKVGLLAGIDFWHTYAVDRLDIPSLRFSDGPNGVRGTKFFDAIPSACFPCGTALAATFDKQLLRDTGKLMGVEAKAKGAHVILGPTMNIQRGPLGGRGFESFSEDPHLSGHAAAAIVNGIQEEGIAATVKHFVCNDLEDERNSSNSILSMRALREIYLEPFRIAIKHANPKALMTGYNKVNGEHVSQSESIIKDILREEWKWEGTIMSDWYGTYTSDTAIRAGLDIEMPGPTKFRSLSEISHMVVSKELHIKHINDRVRNVLKLVQFAQGSGVPQNAPEGTSNNSAETSAKLRKIASDSIVLLKNTGILPLSKDSSIAVIGPNAKFAAYCGGGSASLASYYTTTPYSGIASKTTTPPKYSVGATGHRLLPDLASQVINPITGSVGVNAKFYSEPSTSERRNLLDEYNLIDTRVNLFDYISTSRARNEPFYIDFEGDFVPEETASYRFGLAVFGTADLYVDNKLVIDNSTNQKKDEHFVGSGTREEHGVIQLEKGKNYRIRVEFGSAHTYTFSDPNAEFHGGGSLKIGCIKVVEPEEEIRRAIEIAKTVDQVVLCIGLNSEWESEGYDRPDMELIGLQNKLVEEIIKANPNTIIVNQSGTPVEMPWLPKAKAVVQAWFGGTEGGNAIADVLFGDVNPSGKLSLSFPFKNFDNPAYLNFTTDNGRVLYGEDIFVGYRYYEKLNREVAYPFGFGLSYTSFKIGDLKVQVLDQDNIEISVNIKNTG from the coding sequence ATGACTGCTTTTGACATTGAGGGAATATTGAGTCAATTGACGTTAGAGGAAAAAGTAGGACTACTTGCTGGTATAGACTTTTGGCACACCTACGCGGTGGATAGGTTAGATATCCCTAGTCTAAGATTTAGTGACGGTCCTAATGGTGTCAGAGGAACAAAATTCTTTGATGCTATTCCGTCTGCGTGCTTTCCATGTGGTACTGCattggctgcaacttttgACAAACAATTGTTACGTGACACCGGAAAGTTGATGGGGGTTGAAGCTAAAGCTAAGGGTGCTCATGTTATTCTTGGCCCAACAATGAATATTCAAAGAGGCCCATTGGGAGGAAGAGGGTTCGAATCTTTCAGTGAAGACCCTCACTTGAGTGGCCATGCTGCAGCTGCCATTGTGAACggaattcaagaagaaggtattgCGGCAACCGTTAAACATTTCGTTTGcaatgatcttgaagatgaaagaaaTTCTAgcaattcaattctttccaTGAGGGCTTTAAGGGAGATATATTTGGAACCTTTCAGGATAGCAATCAAACATGCGAACCCCAAGGCTTTGATGACTGGTTACAACAAAGTAAATGGCGAACATGTTTCTCAAAGTGAAAGTATTATCAAGGACATCTTAAGagaagaatggaaatggGAAGGTACCATAATGTCCGATTGGTATGGAACTTATACTAGTGACACTGCTATTAGGGCTGGATTAGACATCGAGATGCCGGGTCCAACTAAGTTTAGAAGCTTAAGTGAAATTCTGCACATGGTTGTGTCAAAGGAATTGCATATCAAGCATATAAATGATAGAGTAAGGAATGTTCTTAAGTTGGTTCAATTTGCCCAAGGTTCAGGAGTGCCTCAAAATGCTCCCGAAGGCACAAGTAATAATAGTGCTGAAACCAGTGCTAAGTTAAGAAAAATTGCACTGGATTCCATAGTATTGCTCAAAAACACTGGAATACTACCTTTGAGTAAGGATTCATCCATTGCAGTGATAGGTCCAAATGCTAAATTTGCTGCTTATTGTGGAGGGGGATCTGCTTCGCTTGCATCTTACTACACTACAACACCTTATTCTGGTATTGCATCCAAGACAACTACTCCGCCTAAGTACTCAGTTGGTGCAACTGGTCATAGATTGTTGCCTGATTTGGCTTCCCAGGTAATAAATCCAATCACTGGAAGTGTTGGTGTCAATGCAAAGTTCTACTCGGAACCTAGCACTTCTGAGAGAAGGAACTTGCTAGATGAGTACAATTTAATTGATACTCGGGTCAATCTTTTTGATTACATCAGTACCAGTAGGGCACGTAATGAACCATTCTATATTGACTTCGAAGGAGACTTTGTTCCTGAAGAAACGGCCAGTTACAGATTTGGACTTGCTGTGTTCGGTACAGCTGACTTGTATGTTGACAACAAATTGGTTATTGACAACAGCACaaatcaaaagaaagaCGAGCACTttgttggttctggaaCTAGAGAAGAACACGGCGTCATCCAATTAGAGAAAGGTAAGAATTATAGGATTCGTGTTGAGTTTGGGTCAGCACACACCTATACTTTTTCTGACCCCAACGCAGAATTTCATGGTGGAGGTTCTTTGAAAATCGGTTGTATTAAAGTTGTCGAAcccgaagaagaaattagaaGGGCTATTGAAATCGCAAAGACAGTAGACCAGGTTGTTTTGTGCATTGGACTCAATCTGGAGTGGGAATCTGAAGGTTACGATCGTCCAGATATGGAATTGATCGGCCTTCAGAACAAATTAGTAGAGGAAATTATAAAGGCTAATCCGAATACTATCATTGTCAATCAGTCAGGCACTCCAGTAGAGATGCCTTGGTTACCAAAAGCAAAGGCAGTTGTTCAAGCTTGGTTTGGAGGTACCGAAGGTGGTAATGCAATTGCAGATGTCTTGTTTGGTGATGTTAATCCTAGTGGAAAGTTGTCACTTTCATTCCCTTTCAAAAACTTCGATAATCCGGCTTACCTCAATTTCACCACTGATAACGGTCGAGTCCTTTATGGAGAAGACATATTCGTTGGTTATAGATATTACGAAAAACTAAACAGAGAGGTTGCGTACCCATTTGGTTTTGGATTATCATATACTTCATTCAAAATCGGAGACTTgaaagttcaagttctaGACCAGGATAATATTGAGATTTCTGTTAACATCAAGAATACTGGA
- the HXT2.6 gene encoding hexose transporter (possible hexose transporter~go_component integral to membrane~go_function transporter activity~go_process transport) — MSQSKEKSNVITTVLSEELPVKYSEEISDYVYHDQHWWKYNHFRKLHWYIFVLTLTSTNNGYDGSMLNGLQSLSTWKDAMGNPEGYILGALANGTIFGGVLAVAFASWACDRFGRKLTTCFGSIVTVIGAILQGASTNYAFFFVSRMVIGFGFGLASVASPTLIAELSFPTYRPTCTALYNVFWYLGAVIAAWVTYGTRTIVSAYSWRIPSYLQGLLPLVQVCLVWWVPESPRFLVSKGKIEKAREFLIKFHTGNDTQEQATRLVEFELKEIEAALEMEKINSNSKYTDFITIKTFRKRIFLVAFTACMTQLSGNGLVSYYLSKVLISIGITGEKEQLQINGCLMIYNLVLSLAVAFTCYLFRRKALFIFSCSFMLLSYVIWTILSAINQQRNFEQKGLGQGVLAMIFIYYLAYNIGLNGLPYLYVTEILPYTHRAKGINLYSLVINITLIYNGFVNAIAMDAISWKYYIVYCCIIAVELVVVIFTYVETFGYTLEEVARVFEGTDSLAMDINLNGTVSNEKIDIVHSERGSSA, encoded by the coding sequence ATGTCCCAACtgaaagaaaaatcaaaCGTTATTACCACAGTCTTGAGTGAAGAGCTTCCTGTGAAGTACTCTGAAGAGATTTCGGATTACGTTTATCATGATCAACATTGGTGGAAGTACAATCACTTTCGCAAATTGCACTGGTATATCTTCGTTCTTACACTTACATCAACCAACAATGGCTATGATGGTTCTATGCTTAACGGTTTGCAATCATTGAGTACCTGGAAGGATGCCATGGGAAACCCCGAAGGTTATATTCTAGGAGCTCTTGCAAATGGTACTATATTTGGAGGTGTTCTTGCTGTAGCCTTTGCTTCTTGGGCCTGTGACAggtttggaagaaaatTGACTACTTGTTTTGGTTCTATAGTTACTGTTATTGGTGCAATATTACAGGGTGCTTCAACTAACTATGCATTCTTTTTTGTCTCTAGAATGGTCATTGGATTTGGATTTGGTCTTGCTAGTGTTGCTTCTCCAACATTAATCGCAGAACTCTCCTTTCCTACTTATAGACCTACATGCACTGCCCTTTACAATGTTTTCTGGTACTTGGGAGCTGTTATCGCTGCTTGGGTTACCTACGGAACCAGGACTATAGTGAGTGCATATTCATGGAGAATTCCATCTTACTTGCAAGGTTTACTACCCTTGGTTCAAGTATGTCTAGTTTGGTGGGTACCTGAGTCGCCAAGATTCTTAGTTTCAAAGGGTAAGATTGAAAAAGCTAGAGAATTTTTGATCAAATTTCATACAGGCAATGATACCCAAGAGCAAGCTACTAGATTGGTTGAATTCGAACTTAAGGAAATCGAAGCTGCATTAGAGATGGAGAAAATCAATTCAAACTCTAAGTATACTGACTTCATTACGATTAAGACtttcagaaagagaatttTCTTGGTTGCCTTTACTGCTTGTATGACTCAATTATCTGGCAATGGTCTAGTGTCTTACTACTTGAGTAAAGTTTTGATCTCGATTGGTATTACGGGTGAGAAggaacaattgcaaattaatGGTTGCTTGATGATTTACAACCTTGTTCTTTCATTGGCTGTTGCATTCACCTGTTACttgttcagaagaaaggctttgttcattttctcttgttctttcaTGTTGCTTTCGTACGTCATCTGGACTATTCTCTCTGCTATCAACCAACAAAGAAATTTTGAACAGAAAGGTTTGGGTCAAGGTGTTTTGGCAATGATCTTTATATACTATCTTGCATACAATATTGGGCTTAACGGATTACCATATTTGTATGTTACTGAAATCTTGCCATACACACACAGAGCCAAAGGTATCAATCTCTACTCTCTTGTCATCAACATCACCCTTATTTATAACGGTTTTGTCAATGCTATTGCTATGGATGCAATTTCATGGAAATACTATATCGTCTACTGCTGTATCATTGCCGTTGAATTGGTTGTTGTTATCTTCACTTATGTTGAGACTTTCGGATACAcgttggaagaagttgctcGTGTTTTTGAAGGTACTGACTCACTTGCGATGGACATTAACTTGAACGGTACTGTGAGTAACGAAAAGATTGATATTGTCCATTCTGAACGTGGAAGTTCTGCCTAA
- a CDS encoding predicted protein: MLDEGDHRTELPRVLSSADYQRAGKHQFGDGFKFLPLQERAIRDMASSHTVVKIDKGKTECCILLMLADKIYIDTWGIKDHCVSLLVVPCWSELNSTVARIEQAGLKVRYIEDGVNDPLEYDVLVLQQTANDFGQIHELTKQIRKSGECSAHVRRVIIEDAHYLQMSSISDNSIKDIPYAFMSSFLAPEATLMANMSIDSYNVVEDEDRQIRRVEMQVDVKESETDVTNNVMSYLGTLVSYNSLIIVDNDARVEHLIEFLDDLVPCIGIVGSSTQERREKANEIKEGLMDENVCVVATAKSLVGLDFEVEEVIIAYAVTSEISLLLATKMTDSLVYLCLVKDRNSDYQRKCLYSIMQEYLLLKASTCANEGSNYCSNCEAS; encoded by the coding sequence ATGTTGGATGAAGGTGATCACAGGACAGAACTTCCTCGCGTATTATCTAGTGCAGATTACCAGAGAGCTGGAAAGCACCAATTTGGAGATGGGTTTAAATTCCTTCCACTACAGGAAAGAGCAATCAGGGATATGGCATCCTCTCACACGGTGGTGAAGATTGACAAAGGCAAGACGGAATGTTGCATTCTTCTAATGCTTGCTGACAAGATCTACATCGACACCTGGGGAATCAAAGACCACTGTGTCAGTTTGTTGGTAGTGCCGTGTTGGTCTGAGCTCAACTCCACTGTTGCTAGAATTGAACAGGCAGGATTAAAGGTCCGCTACATCGAGGATGGGGTCAACGATCCTCTAGAATATGACGTTCTTGTCTTGCAACAGACGGCAAATGATTTTGGGCAAATCCATGAGCTTACCAAACAAATTCGGAAGAGCGGAGAATGCTCGGCACATGTTCGTCGCGTTATCATAGAAGATGCTCACTACTTGCAGATGTCATCTATAAGCGATAATTCTATCAAAGATATACCGTATGCTTTCATGTCGTCTTTCCTTGCTCCAGAAGCAACATTGATGGCAAACATGAGCATTGACAGCTACAATGTAGTGGAAGACGAGGACAGACAAATTCGACGCGTCGAAATGCAAGTTGACGTTAAGGAATCAGAGACTGATGTGACCAACAATGTAATGCTGTACCTCGGCACTTTAGTACTGTACAATTCCTTGATTATTGTCGACAATGATGCTAGAGTTGAACACTTGATTGAATTTCTCGACGATCTTGTGCCGTGCATAGGAATCGTAGGATCGTCAACACAAGAAAGGAGAGAAAAAGCCAATGAGATCAAAGAGGGATTGATGGATGAAAATGTGTGTGTAGTTGCTACTGCCAAGTCATTGGTAGGTCTTGACTTCGAAGTGGAGGAGGTCATAATTGCGTACGCGGTCACGTCGGAGATCTCATTGTTGCTTGCGACCAAGATGACCGATAGCTTGGTCTATTTGTGCTTGGTAAAGGACAGAAATAGTGACTACCAACGAAAATGTCTCTATAGCATCATGCAAGAATATTTGCTATTGAAGGCTTCAACTTGTGCCAACGAAGGTAGTAATTACTGCTCCAATTGTGAGGCTAGTTAG